A region from the Methylocella sp. genome encodes:
- a CDS encoding metal-dependent hydrolase, translated as MKLTWLGHSAFRIELPGAVILIDPFLSGNPKFTGTVAQASEGATHIVLTHGHDDHVGDTVEIAKATGAQLVANVEVCLFLNAQGVSNVNYGNTGGSIDCGAFTASFTQAIHSSSTFVNGQSIYLGNPNGIVIKPKSGPTVYAMGDTDIFSDMALIAEIHQPKIGLVPVGDHFTMGGKTAALAMKRFFKFETVVPCHYGTFDALAQDPSAFVDAMKGEPTRVAVPKIGEALTF; from the coding sequence ATGAAATTGACCTGGCTTGGCCACTCGGCCTTCCGGATCGAGCTTCCCGGCGCGGTCATCCTGATCGACCCGTTCCTCAGCGGAAATCCGAAATTCACCGGTACGGTGGCGCAAGCGTCGGAAGGGGCGACCCATATCGTCCTCACTCATGGCCATGACGACCATGTCGGCGACACTGTCGAGATCGCCAAGGCGACAGGCGCGCAACTCGTTGCGAACGTCGAAGTCTGCCTGTTCCTCAACGCGCAAGGCGTAAGCAACGTCAACTACGGCAATACCGGCGGCTCAATCGATTGCGGCGCGTTCACGGCGAGCTTCACCCAGGCCATTCATTCATCGAGCACCTTCGTCAACGGCCAGTCGATCTATCTTGGCAACCCGAATGGGATCGTCATCAAGCCGAAATCCGGACCGACCGTCTACGCCATGGGCGACACCGACATTTTCTCGGATATGGCGCTGATCGCGGAAATCCATCAGCCGAAGATTGGCCTCGTCCCGGTCGGCGATCACTTCACCATGGGCGGCAAGACGGCGGCTTTGGCGATGAAGCGCTTCTTCAAATTCGAGACGGTTGTGCCCTGCCATTATGGCACGTTTGATGCGCTGGCCCAGGATCCGAGCGCTTTCGTCGACGCCATGAAGGGCGAACCGACGCGAGTGGCCGTGCCGAAAATCGGCGAGGCGCTGACCTTCTAG
- a CDS encoding nucleotide disphospho-sugar-binding domain-containing protein: MDFRDVDALFPERKHIPLGPEQSRYSLERAFIDPLPAQYEGLKEVLRDFDADVILGDNFLFGVLPMLLGPRSERPPIILCGTMYLHCRRDDGAPHRLGLPPATNDAQREEYAAHFQKMETALSAPVHRYLNARLARFGVQSPSTDLLDALVTLPDAYLQLTVPSFEYPRLKLPSSVHFVGTLPIIPKQAPLPSWAHELDGSRKIVLVTQGTVSNFDFGKLVVPTLAALANQPGVLVIVTTGGRSIDAIPGPIPGNARAASYLPFEWVLPKADVLVTNGGYGSVNQALSFGVPLVTAGLSEDKAEVTARVGWSGVGIDLATNEPTPEALRDAVRTVLDKPEYRSRASTMAKEFASIDTRGEILRIIKQVSHAPADQGAPVCAKRQA; the protein is encoded by the coding sequence TTGGACTTCCGAGATGTGGATGCGCTGTTTCCGGAACGAAAGCACATCCCTCTTGGTCCCGAACAATCGCGCTATAGCTTAGAGCGAGCGTTCATTGATCCTCTTCCCGCCCAATATGAAGGCCTGAAAGAGGTTTTGCGCGATTTTGATGCCGACGTCATCCTAGGCGACAATTTCCTTTTTGGCGTTCTTCCAATGTTGCTCGGGCCGCGATCGGAGCGGCCTCCCATTATTCTATGCGGCACGATGTATTTGCATTGCCGCCGAGACGATGGAGCTCCGCACCGCCTTGGCCTGCCGCCCGCGACCAATGACGCGCAGCGCGAGGAATACGCCGCCCACTTTCAAAAGATGGAAACGGCGCTTTCCGCGCCGGTCCATCGCTATCTAAATGCGCGCCTCGCTCGCTTTGGCGTTCAGTCACCGTCAACCGATTTGCTCGACGCCCTTGTAACCCTTCCGGACGCCTACCTTCAGTTGACAGTTCCAAGCTTTGAATATCCGCGCCTGAAATTGCCAAGCTCTGTGCATTTCGTGGGGACTCTTCCAATTATCCCGAAACAAGCCCCGCTGCCTTCGTGGGCGCACGAGTTGGATGGCTCGCGCAAGATTGTTCTGGTGACCCAAGGGACCGTATCCAATTTCGATTTCGGCAAGTTGGTCGTCCCGACCCTGGCGGCGCTGGCAAATCAGCCGGGCGTGCTGGTGATCGTCACGACGGGCGGCCGCTCCATCGACGCGATACCCGGTCCGATCCCCGGCAATGCGCGCGCGGCCAGTTATTTGCCGTTCGAATGGGTGCTGCCAAAGGCGGATGTCCTGGTCACCAACGGCGGCTATGGCAGCGTCAATCAGGCTCTGAGCTTTGGAGTCCCTCTTGTCACTGCGGGACTGAGCGAAGACAAGGCGGAAGTGACCGCTCGCGTCGGCTGGTCTGGGGTTGGAATTGATCTTGCGACCAATGAACCGACGCCGGAGGCGCTGCGCGATGCCGTCCGCACCGTGTTGGACAAACCAGAGTATCGTTCGCGCGCTTCAACTATGGCCAAGGAGTTCGCCAGCATCGACACGCGAGGCGAGATTCTGCGGATCATCAAGCAAGTCTCGCATGCTCCAGCCGATCAGGGCGCGCCGGTTTGCGCGAAGCGACAGGCGTAG
- a CDS encoding GNAT family N-acetyltransferase: MRLPRFFGVVFDTNGPKGARFMTVNGEAAAIWRPPGHERHSFLEIMMDGWSWLAASGTAIGRALAFSAASDNNHPTEPHWYLHMAGCLPSAQRKGFGSAVVRAGLARSDADGVPAYLETAEESNLPFYASLGFAVTHEWKVKSGPACWSMLRRPQ, translated from the coding sequence GTGCGGCTTCCAAGATTTTTTGGCGTCGTCTTCGACACCAACGGTCCAAAGGGCGCTCGGTTCATGACGGTCAACGGCGAGGCCGCAGCAATTTGGCGACCACCTGGTCATGAACGCCATTCGTTTTTGGAGATAATGATGGATGGATGGTCGTGGCTGGCAGCCTCCGGCACAGCGATTGGCCGCGCGCTCGCTTTCAGCGCAGCCAGCGACAATAATCATCCGACGGAGCCGCATTGGTATCTTCACATGGCGGGATGCCTGCCCTCCGCCCAACGCAAAGGCTTTGGGAGCGCCGTCGTTCGGGCGGGACTCGCCCGCTCCGACGCCGATGGCGTTCCCGCATATCTCGAGACGGCCGAAGAATCCAATCTTCCCTTTTACGCCTCGCTCGGTTTTGCCGTCACGCATGAGTGGAAGGTCAAGAGCGGTCCTGCCTGCTGGTCGATGCTCCGCAGGCCCCAGTAA
- the gatB gene encoding Asp-tRNA(Asn)/Glu-tRNA(Gln) amidotransferase subunit GatB, producing the protein MNTHAKPSKLIKGATGDWEVVIGMEIHAQVTSRSKLFSGASTLFGNEPNANVSLVDAAMPGMLPVINEECVAQAVRTGLGLKAQINLRSVFDRKNYFYPDLPQGYQISQYKSPIVGEGIVAVDISPTEQIEVGIERLHLEQDAGKSLHDQSATESFVDLNRSGVALMEIVSKPDMRSAEEARAYVTKLRTILRYIGSCDGNMEQGSLRADVNVSVRRPGEPLGTRCEIKNVNSIRFIGQVIEVEARRQIGIIEDGGTIDQETRLFDPGRGETRSMRSKEEAHDYRYFPDPDLLPLEFDQAYVDGLKAELPELPDAKKARFIKDYGLPPYDAGVLVADKETADYYEATVGYAGGPRDAKLVANWISGDVAAYANSVGLPLPQTHIKPHQIAALVDLIADGTISGKIAKDILAIIIAEDKDGDPRAIVEARGLKQVTDVGAIAAAVDAIIKANPDKVAQAQAKPSMLGWFVGQVMKQTGGKANPQAVNDELKSKLGI; encoded by the coding sequence ATGAACACGCACGCAAAACCATCCAAACTCATCAAGGGCGCAACCGGCGATTGGGAAGTTGTGATCGGGATGGAGATCCATGCCCAGGTCACGTCGCGCTCGAAACTTTTCTCCGGCGCCTCGACTTTGTTCGGCAATGAGCCCAACGCCAACGTCTCGCTCGTCGACGCCGCCATGCCGGGCATGCTGCCGGTCATCAATGAGGAATGCGTGGCGCAGGCGGTGAGGACCGGACTCGGCCTCAAGGCGCAGATCAACCTGCGCTCGGTGTTTGATCGCAAGAATTATTTCTACCCCGATCTGCCGCAGGGATATCAGATCTCGCAGTACAAAAGCCCCATCGTCGGCGAAGGGATCGTCGCCGTCGACATCTCGCCGACCGAGCAGATCGAGGTCGGCATCGAGCGTTTGCATCTGGAGCAGGACGCCGGCAAGTCGCTGCACGACCAGTCGGCGACGGAATCCTTCGTCGATCTCAACCGCTCCGGCGTCGCGCTGATGGAGATCGTGTCGAAGCCTGACATGCGCTCGGCGGAAGAGGCGCGGGCCTATGTCACCAAGCTGCGCACCATTTTGCGCTACATCGGTTCTTGCGACGGCAACATGGAGCAGGGGTCGCTGCGCGCCGACGTCAACGTCTCGGTCCGGCGTCCGGGCGAGCCGCTGGGCACGCGATGCGAAATCAAGAACGTCAACTCGATCCGTTTCATCGGACAGGTGATCGAGGTCGAGGCGCGCCGCCAGATAGGCATCATCGAGGACGGCGGAACGATCGATCAGGAGACGCGGCTGTTTGATCCCGGCCGCGGCGAGACGCGCTCGATGCGCTCCAAGGAGGAAGCGCACGACTATCGCTATTTCCCCGATCCCGATCTGCTGCCGCTCGAATTCGACCAGGCTTATGTCGATGGGCTCAAGGCCGAACTGCCTGAGCTGCCCGACGCCAAGAAGGCGCGCTTCATCAAGGATTACGGGCTGCCGCCCTATGATGCGGGCGTACTCGTCGCCGATAAGGAAACCGCTGACTACTACGAGGCGACGGTTGGCTACGCTGGCGGCCCCCGCGACGCCAAGCTCGTCGCGAACTGGATCAGCGGCGATGTGGCGGCCTACGCCAATTCAGTCGGCCTGCCGCTGCCGCAGACCCATATCAAGCCGCATCAGATCGCCGCGCTCGTCGATCTCATCGCCGACGGCACGATCTCGGGCAAGATCGCCAAGGACATTCTCGCGATCATTATCGCCGAGGATAAGGACGGCGATCCTCGCGCTATCGTCGAAGCGCGGGGCCTGAAGCAGGTCACCGACGTCGGCGCCATCGCGGCCGCAGTCGACGCAATCATCAAGGCCAATCCGGATAAGGTCGCGCAGGCGCAGGCCAAGCCCTCGATGCTTGGCTGGTTCGTCGGGCAGGTGATGAAGCAGACCGGCGGCAAGGCCAATCCGCAAGCCGTCAACGACGAACTGAAATCCAAGCTCGGCATCTAG
- the gatC gene encoding Asp-tRNA(Asn)/Glu-tRNA(Gln) amidotransferase subunit GatC — MSVDQATVRRIAHLARIKVNDEDVPHLQSELNAILSFVEELASVDVAGVEPMTSVMPMPMKKRADVVTDGDIADAIIANAPVSEDHFFIVPKVVE; from the coding sequence ATGTCCGTCGATCAGGCGACCGTGCGGCGCATCGCGCATCTTGCGCGGATCAAGGTCAATGATGAAGACGTTCCACACCTGCAAAGCGAGCTCAACGCCATTTTGAGCTTCGTCGAGGAGCTGGCCAGCGTCGATGTCGCCGGGGTCGAGCCGATGACTTCGGTCATGCCGATGCCGATGAAGAAACGCGCCGATGTCGTGACCGACGGCGACATCGCCGACGCCATAATCGCCAACGCGCCGGTAAGCGAGGATCATTTCTTCATAGTGCCGAAAGTCGTCGAATAA
- a CDS encoding response regulator transcription factor, with the protein MVVREGVRRLLSVFVDAVVFLEAATILEALSVFRAEHPDVVILDLNLPGAGGLDLLKRLLIEDPRVRVLVFSMHTTALYVARALQTGAKGYISKSASAEELVEAIHQVMGGGRYVERELAADLALNVFGSDDPGKTFSARELAIMRLLAKVKSLSGIADTLGISYKTVANACTGIKHKLLVQRTSDLIRLAVEMHAS; encoded by the coding sequence ATGGTCGTACGCGAAGGCGTGCGGCGTCTCCTGTCCGTCTTCGTCGATGCGGTCGTTTTTCTAGAGGCTGCAACCATCCTCGAGGCGCTGTCGGTGTTTCGCGCCGAACATCCCGACGTCGTCATCCTAGACCTCAATTTGCCGGGCGCGGGCGGCCTTGATCTTCTGAAGCGCCTGCTGATCGAGGACCCGCGCGTGCGCGTGTTGGTTTTCTCAATGCACACGACGGCGCTTTACGTTGCTCGCGCGCTTCAGACAGGCGCAAAAGGCTACATCAGCAAGAGCGCGAGCGCCGAGGAGCTTGTAGAAGCGATTCACCAGGTGATGGGCGGCGGCCGCTATGTCGAGCGGGAGCTTGCCGCAGATCTTGCGCTGAACGTCTTTGGCTCCGACGATCCAGGCAAGACTTTTTCGGCGCGCGAGCTCGCCATCATGCGGTTATTGGCGAAAGTCAAGAGCCTTTCCGGGATCGCCGATACGCTCGGCATTTCGTACAAGACGGTCGCCAACGCCTGCACCGGAATAAAGCATAAGCTTCTCGTACAGCGCACCAGCGATCTGATTCGCCTCGCCGTAGAAATGCACGCGTCTTGA
- a CDS encoding DUF2147 domain-containing protein has protein sequence MAAIALSFACASSNAAPALATPAAATPDDPSGLWFTKNNGSIIKIAPCAAFYCGALVWLKEPNDPDGKPRSDKYNEDPAKRGQPMIGIELLIDLAPEKDHWRGKAYNPEDGKTYDITFKTITDKTPGDKAEIEGCILKILCKTDVFTRTQAIPKSVPAKP, from the coding sequence ATGGCTGCGATCGCCCTTTCCTTCGCTTGCGCCAGCTCAAACGCTGCGCCGGCGCTCGCCACGCCGGCGGCGGCGACGCCCGATGATCCTTCCGGACTGTGGTTCACCAAGAACAATGGGTCGATCATCAAGATTGCCCCCTGCGCCGCCTTTTATTGCGGCGCGCTGGTTTGGCTGAAGGAGCCAAACGACCCCGACGGCAAGCCAAGATCCGATAAATACAACGAGGATCCGGCCAAGCGCGGACAGCCGATGATCGGGATCGAGCTGTTGATCGACCTTGCGCCGGAAAAGGACCATTGGCGCGGCAAGGCCTATAACCCTGAAGATGGGAAAACCTACGACATCACCTTCAAAACCATCACCGACAAAACTCCCGGCGATAAAGCCGAGATCGAAGGGTGCATCCTAAAAATTCTCTGCAAGACGGACGTTTTTACCAGAACGCAAGCAATTCCTAAATCGGTTCCGGCTAAGCCATAA
- the gatA gene encoding Asp-tRNA(Asn)/Glu-tRNA(Gln) amidotransferase subunit GatA, whose translation MTELTDLTLAEARDALLKKQASAVELAEAQIAEIEKARALNAFITETPDKALAMAAASDARIARGEAGALEGIPLGIKDLYCTEGVQTTAASHILEGFTPAYESTVGANLWRDGAVMVGKLNLDEFAMGSSNETSYFGPVISPWRRNGSDAPLVPGGSSGGSAAAVAAKLCFGATATDTGGSIRQPAAFTGTVGIKPTYGRCSRWGIVAFASSLDQAGPIARTVRDAAILLRSMAGHDPKDTTSVDAPVPNYEAAVGRSIKGMKIGIPKEYRLDRMPAEIDTLWRQGVEWLKAAGAVIVDISLPNTRYALPAYYIVAPAEASSNLARYDGVRYGLRVPGKDIADMYESTRAAGFGKEVRRRIMIGTYVLSAGYYDAYYVRAQKIRTLIKQDFERAYADGIDAILTPATPSAAFGLGEKGSSDPIEMYLNDVFTVTVNMAGLPGIAVPAGTSSEGLPLGLQVIGRPFDEETLFAVASAIEQAAPKVEPPRKWWAKTELGMD comes from the coding sequence TTGACTGAACTCACCGACCTCACCCTCGCCGAAGCGCGCGACGCGCTTTTAAAAAAGCAGGCCTCGGCCGTCGAACTCGCCGAGGCGCAGATCGCCGAGATCGAAAAAGCGCGGGCGCTGAACGCCTTCATCACGGAGACCCCCGATAAGGCGCTGGCCATGGCGGCGGCCTCGGACGCGCGGATCGCTCGGGGCGAGGCCGGCGCGCTTGAAGGCATTCCGCTCGGGATCAAGGATCTTTACTGCACCGAAGGCGTGCAGACGACGGCGGCGAGCCATATTCTTGAAGGCTTCACGCCGGCCTATGAATCGACTGTCGGCGCCAATCTCTGGCGCGATGGCGCGGTCATGGTCGGCAAGCTCAATCTCGATGAATTTGCGATGGGCTCCTCAAACGAGACCTCTTATTTCGGCCCGGTGATTTCGCCCTGGCGGCGCAATGGATCTGATGCGCCATTGGTTCCCGGCGGCTCGTCGGGGGGCTCGGCTGCGGCGGTGGCGGCGAAGCTTTGCTTTGGCGCGACGGCGACCGACACCGGCGGTTCGATCCGCCAGCCAGCGGCTTTCACAGGCACCGTTGGCATCAAGCCGACCTATGGCCGCTGCTCGCGTTGGGGGATCGTCGCCTTCGCCTCCTCGCTCGATCAGGCCGGTCCGATCGCGCGGACGGTCCGCGATGCGGCGATCCTTTTGCGCTCGATGGCGGGTCATGATCCAAAGGACACGACCTCGGTCGATGCGCCCGTGCCGAACTATGAGGCCGCAGTTGGACGGTCGATCAAAGGCATGAAGATTGGCATCCCGAAAGAATACCGGCTGGATCGCATGCCGGCCGAAATCGACACTCTATGGCGTCAGGGCGTCGAATGGCTGAAGGCGGCGGGCGCCGTCATCGTCGACATCTCGCTGCCGAACACGCGCTACGCTTTGCCTGCTTATTATATAGTGGCTCCGGCGGAGGCCTCATCGAACCTCGCCCGTTATGATGGCGTTCGCTATGGCCTGCGGGTTCCCGGCAAAGACATCGCCGATATGTATGAGAGCACCCGGGCGGCGGGCTTTGGCAAGGAAGTGCGCCGACGCATCATGATCGGGACCTATGTGCTTTCGGCCGGCTATTACGACGCCTATTATGTGCGGGCGCAAAAAATCCGGACCCTGATCAAGCAGGATTTTGAACGGGCCTATGCAGACGGCATCGATGCGATCCTGACGCCCGCGACGCCTTCAGCCGCGTTTGGCCTCGGCGAGAAAGGCTCCAGCGATCCGATTGAAATGTACCTTAACGACGTCTTCACCGTTACGGTGAACATGGCGGGTCTGCCCGGCATCGCCGTTCCGGCCGGAACGTCGAGCGAGGGCCTGCCGCTTGGCCTGCAGGTGATCGGGCGGCCTTTCGATGAAGAGACCTTGTTCGCGGTTGCGAGCGCAATCGAGCAGGCTGCGCCAAAGGTCGAGCCGCCGCGGAAGTGGTGGGCCAAAACCGAATTGGGCATGGACTAG
- a CDS encoding histone H1-like repetitive region-containing protein, producing MVKATTKKAPAKKTAAKKTVTKKSASKKSAAPKTAARKAVTKKTATKKTATKKTVTKKATAKKTVARKGVVKKAAAKKSTAKKAVRRAPVKTASVKKVVRKAVPRKPRPSAPASPETV from the coding sequence ATGGTGAAGGCAACCACCAAGAAAGCGCCAGCGAAGAAGACCGCTGCGAAAAAGACGGTGACGAAGAAGAGCGCGTCGAAAAAGAGCGCCGCGCCGAAGACTGCAGCGCGCAAGGCGGTCACCAAGAAGACCGCTACGAAGAAGACCGCTACAAAGAAGACTGTGACCAAGAAGGCGACGGCGAAGAAAACCGTTGCGAGAAAGGGCGTAGTCAAAAAGGCTGCTGCGAAAAAGTCCACCGCAAAGAAGGCCGTGCGCAGGGCCCCAGTTAAAACCGCAAGCGTCAAGAAAGTCGTCCGCAAGGCCGTTCCCCGGAAGCCCAGGCCATCTGCGCCTGCATCTCCCGAGACTGTCTGA